The Cytobacillus sp. NJ13 sequence TCCATATCGGTTTGCTGCAGCAGGCGAAGAACGGCAATCGGTGTTTTTATTTCGTGGAACCAGGAGACGATAAAATCGTAATGTTCCTTCTGCCTGTCCTGAATCCGATTCATTTCACGGATATGTTCACGCTTCAGCTCATCGATGTGTGTTTTAGCGAATTCTCCTTCCAGAGACAGGCTGTCATAATCCTCCCCTTCCAATTGCCGGATCACTCGCATATTTTGCTGGTACCGATATACTAAAAACCCGATTAATACAATCGAAGATAGGGCGAAGGCATAAAGGAATGTCCCCCACGCCAGGCTGCCATTGATATCAGTAAAAAAGATTGCCGCTGAAATCAGGAAACTGGTCAGATAGAGGACTATATAAGGTTTTTCATAGGATAAAAAGCTAAGGAAGTTCATTCAATTAAATACCCTAACCCTTTCCGAGTGACAATGAAGTCCTCTAGTCCAATTGCTGCAATTTTCCTGCGCATCCGATTCACATTCACGGTAAGTGTATTATCATCGACAAACTGTTCCTCATTCCATAGTGCCTGCATTAAGTCATCCCTCGAGACGATTTTTCCGATATTCCGCATCATCAATTGCAAAAGGATGAATTCATTCCGGCTTAGCTCATTGCTTTGCCCATTAAATTCAATCGTTGAATTGGTTACATTTAATTTCAGGCCGCGATGGATAAAACGGATATTCTCCTCTTCCTGATATGTATACTTCCTGCGGATGAGTGCACTGATTTTCGCGAGAAGGATATCCAAATCAAAGGGCTTCTGGATAAAATCATCCCCGCCCATATTAATGGCCATTATAATATCCATATTCTGATTTCTGGAGGAAAGGAAAATGATCGGCACTTTTGAAACAGAGCGTATTTGCTGGCACCAGTAGTATCCATCAAAAACGGGAAGATTGATATCTAATAAAATGAGGTGTGGACTTGTCTGCTCGAATTCCGCCAGCACCTGGTCAAATTGGGTTACCTCCACCACATCATATTGCCATTTTTTCAGCGTATCAGCGACAATCCGCCTAATTTTTTCATCGTCTTCTATCATCATGATTCTATACATAAAATCCCTCTTTATTGGAATAATGGTCACGTTATTTATTCTAGCACAATTTATTTAAGTCTTTCAGGCTAGGGCTGTCTGTCCGCTTTCACTCCTTCTCTCATAAGACCAGTGAGCATCAAATTAAAACTAAACATAAAAAAGACCGCTGGAATCCAGCAAGTCTTTTGAGAGATTATAAAATAAAGAACAAGAGTTTAATTATTAAATAAAAATTTTCAGACAATAAAGGTAAAATTATACTTCATTAAGCTTAATCTTGAATACATAAGAATATTGGCCAGGTAATTTACTTGGATGAATTAGTGGTGTTTTAATAAGTAGTTTATTGTCTTCAATTTGATAATCCAGATTTAAATCCATTCCTAATATATGAATTGAATCAATATCTAACCCTTTAGATAAGGTGAATATTTCTTTTTCATTTGGCCAGCTATCCATAATGCAGTATATACTTCTACCATTCGTTGTAAACTTATTTACAGCATGACTAATTCCATGGTAAGGTCTTGTTTCAAAAATGGACTCGCCGTTTACATTTAGCCAATCACCAATATCTTTTAACCTTTGCTGCTGTATAATAGGAATCCTTCCATCCCAAGTTGGACCGACATTCAATAATAGATTGCCGCCACGCGCTACGATGCTTGTTAATTCATGAATAAGCTGTTCGGAAGTGGAATAGTTTTCTAGATTTTCTGCTCGATTAAATCCATAGGATCCGCCAATCCCCCTGCTTTCCTCCCACACATGATCTTGAACAATATCTGAAACATCATGATACTCACTGGAGAAATAATCACCATGTTTTCCTGGCATCCCAGCACAGAACCTGTCGTTCACTACCACTTCATTTTTATTCGGGGCTTCATTGTACAGCCATGCTAAAAATTCTTTTGTTTGTGCCGCATTTTCGTCTAAATCCCATTCTCCTCCATCTGAAAAGATCAGTGAAGGACTATATTTCTGTACCAATTCTTTAAGTTGAGGAATGAGAATTTCGTCTGGATAATTTTCTTCATCTATACCATAATTTTGATGATCGTATTCTGGAACAAAATAGCCTGATTCAGTTCTATGGCTCCAGTTAGTTTCCCAATCTATAATTGAATAGTACAGACCCATTTTCATTCCTTGTTTTCTGACAGCGTCCGTTAAATTGCCTAGAATATCAATATTGGGGCCAACATCTGTGACACGCCAATTTTTTTTATGTTTATTTTGGGTAGGCCATAAGCAGTACCCATCATGGTGTTTTGCTGTTAACACAACGTATTTGGCACCGGCATTTTTAAATGTTTTAGCCCAAAAATCAGCATCAAATAATTCAGCAGTAAACTTAGCTGCAAATTCTCGATACTTAAAATCTTTCCCATAGATTCTTTCATGAAAATCATCGTTATTATTTTTATATTCACCGTAAACAGAGGCATAATACCATTCTGCATAAGATCCAAACCGTTCGTCACTTAATTTTCTCCATGAAGGAACAGAGTAGACACCCCAGTGGACAAATATACCAAATTTGGCATTTTGGAACCACTCTGGAATAACCCTGGAATCTAATGACTCCCAATTAGGCTGATATTGATTTTTAACACTTATCTCCATACCTGTACCTCCAACAGTTATTCTTTAGCTAATTCTAAAAATAAGATTTCATTTTCATTTTTGGATTCTCAAAACCCAAATGCTTCACCCTGTAATTCTCTTTTCAGGAAAATGTTTTGAATTATTCTCCTGGCTGATATTCTCTCTTTTAATCCCAAACCAATTAGTATAAGGGCCAATAATGGCTAAAATAGCTGAGAATACAATGCCCAGCATATTAAACAGCGCCCATGGTGCATAATCTATTACACTTACTCCGAGTGTAGTAGCCATGTAAACTCCTGCCAGGGTCCATGGTACTAGTGCTTCCGGAATCATTCCTCCATCTTCCATACTTCGGGATAAATTCAGCTGATGAAGTGATTGTTTACGATATTGTTCAGAGAATATTTCTTTCATTAGAAAAAAAGTGATATAGCTATTGCCTGTTGCTAAAATGATTGCTAATCCTGAAATCAATGATACTAGTATCGTGTTAGTGGCTGTTTTAATATAGGAAAAAACCCGTGAGAAAACGACATTAAATACTTGGGATGCTTCTAAGGCTGATGCAAAGAAAAATGCGCAAAAAACAAACAATATAGTTCCGTGCATGCTGTATATGCCGCCCCTGTTTAATAACGTTTGCAGATCAGAGCTTATTTCTAAATTCGGCAGTGCAGATAACATCATCTCCACATTAAAT is a genomic window containing:
- a CDS encoding alpha-L-fucosidase; amino-acid sequence: MEISVKNQYQPNWESLDSRVIPEWFQNAKFGIFVHWGVYSVPSWRKLSDERFGSYAEWYYASVYGEYKNNNDDFHERIYGKDFKYREFAAKFTAELFDADFWAKTFKNAGAKYVVLTAKHHDGYCLWPTQNKHKKNWRVTDVGPNIDILGNLTDAVRKQGMKMGLYYSIIDWETNWSHRTESGYFVPEYDHQNYGIDEENYPDEILIPQLKELVQKYSPSLIFSDGGEWDLDENAAQTKEFLAWLYNEAPNKNEVVVNDRFCAGMPGKHGDYFSSEYHDVSDIVQDHVWEESRGIGGSYGFNRAENLENYSTSEQLIHELTSIVARGGNLLLNVGPTWDGRIPIIQQQRLKDIGDWLNVNGESIFETRPYHGISHAVNKFTTNGRSIYCIMDSWPNEKEIFTLSKGLDIDSIHILGMDLNLDYQIEDNKLLIKTPLIHPSKLPGQYSYVFKIKLNEV
- a CDS encoding response regulator transcription factor, which gives rise to MYRIMMIEDDEKIRRIVADTLKKWQYDVVEVTQFDQVLAEFEQTSPHLILLDINLPVFDGYYWCQQIRSVSKVPIIFLSSRNQNMDIIMAINMGGDDFIQKPFDLDILLAKISALIRRKYTYQEEENIRFIHRGLKLNVTNSTIEFNGQSNELSRNEFILLQLMMRNIGKIVSRDDLMQALWNEEQFVDDNTLTVNVNRMRRKIAAIGLEDFIVTRKGLGYLIE